The segment CTTGATCCCTGCCAGGGCGGCGGGACTTCCGTTGATCGTGCCGGTGATCAGCAGCCCGGGACCCGACCCACTCATATCTGGGATGAATCCGGTTCGGACGCGGCGCCCAGTCCGCTCGCCGCTGCGTTGATTCGGCTGCACGTTGCCTGTAGGCGAAAACTTCAACTGCTCGTTGAGCGCGTCAGCCGCCTTGATCACTCCAATCACCGACTCGCAAACCGTGACCATGCCCGGGATGTTGAGCGTGGCGATGGTGTCCTTGTGGGTGTGGTACTCCTGATGCAGCCCCGTGTTGGCGAAAAGCACGGGGACCCCGCGACGGCTGAAGGAGTACTGGTCGCTGTTCCCAGGGCTCTGGCCGACGGGTATCAGCTTGATTCCCGGCCGCTCCATCGCACTGAGCAATCCACGTAGGCTTGGGCTCGTGTCGGCACCGAAGACGGTCAGCTCACCGTTGCGCAACCGGCCAATCATGTCCAAGTTGACCATGAGGTGGGTTCTGGACAGCGCTTTCACGTTGTCTTTGGCCCAGGCCTCGCTCCCCAGTAGCCCGAGTTCCTCCCCGGAGTACCACTGGAAAATCAGGGTCCTGCGGTTGGTGCGGTGCGTCGCAAAGTAGCGAGCGATTTCGAGGATGCCTGCCGATCCGCTTGCGTTGTCATCCGCCCCGAAGTGGATTTGCTCCATCCCGGAGAGCGAGCCGGTCTCGGCGTAGCCCAGGTGGTCCAAGTGGGCGCCGACGATGATGCTCTCGTATTGCAGCTTGGGGTCCGTCCCCGGGAGCACGGCAATGACGTTCGTCGCCTTCCCGCGGTTCGGCTCGGTATGGGTGGTCATGCTCAAAGTGGCCGGCAGCACGCGCGGTTTAGGGTCTTTCAACTCATCGGCATAGGACTTGCCCAGGAGTGCTCTCGCAAACTTCTGGTGGATCGCGATTCCAACGAGACCCGACGCTCGTCCCAGCCCCTGGCCGCTCACAAGCTTTGGTAGCTCTAACGCGCCCCCGATCTGCGGACCGAGGAAGACGATGCCGATCGCGCCTCGGTCGAGGGCCAGCCTGGCTTTCTGGGCGTTGCCCGAGCGAGGTCCCTCCGCCGGAGTTCCGCGGAAGACCACGACGATCTTGCCCTTCACGTCGAGGTTTGCGTAATCGTTGCGGCTGTCGTTGACCATCCCGAGCCCGGCCCATACGAGCTCTCCGGTGACTTTCTTGTCCTGCGCACTGTTGGCAAGCGGTACGAAGTCGGACTCGATCTTCAGGGTTTGCCCGTTTAGATTGACCTCATTGCCTGGACCGATCTTGTATCCAGCCGTGAGCTCGTAAGTGTGTCGGTAGCTTCCCCTGTAAGGCTGCAATCCCATGGACCGGACCTCTCGCTCGATGAACGCTTGGGCGTCACCGAGACCTTTGGAGAGCGTCATGCGCCCATGCATGGGCTCGGTGGCGATGGCGTCGAGGGTCCGTTCGATGTGGCGCTGGCTGACGTCCGACACCGAAGGGGCGCTGACCAGCGCAAGAGTGATCAAGACCGCTTGGCGAAGCATGACGTCTGTCTTACCCGGTCCGAAGCCCTGCGGGTGCTCTCGGTGCATGCGCTACACTGAGGGGGCATGGTGGAGACATCTCCCGCTGCCCAACCTGCTCCGCTCTGGAGACGAAAAGGAGTCGCACAGCTACTGCTCATCGCGCTGTGCGCCGAAATCGGTTACGCGGTCCTCAACATTTCCACGATGCCGGTCTACTTGCGCGAGGATCGGAAGTTCTCCGAAGGCGTCATCGGCCTCGTCATCGTGGCTTTCCTATTGAGCGAGGCGATCTTTAAAGGGCCGATGGGCCACTTCGCGGACAAGGTGGGTCGTCGTCGGTTCATGGTCATTGGGCCGGGTCTGACTGTCTTCACGGCGCTCCTCACTATGCTTGTGCCGCACACCGGCTGGGGGGTGGGCGAGACGCTTGCGCTCATGCTCCTTCGCGTCCTTGACGGCCTGGGGGCAGCGATGCTGTGGCCCGCGGCATTTGCCCTCATGGGGGACATGGTGCCCGCAAAGGAGCGCCAGGAATCGATGTCGCTGCTGAACACGTGCTACCTGCTGGGGATCGCCTTGGCGTTGCCGCTTGGTGGAATCTTCAATGACGTCTTCGGTCAGTACCTCGCGGGACTCACCGGAGAGCGGACACCCTCGCTGTACTTCGCGGCGGTGCTCTTCATGGGAGCTTCCTACGCCGCCTATCGTAGCTGCCCGAGCGGTCGCGAACACCGCGCTCGGGTTTCGGACACTTCACCTACCGAGCACGGCGGCCTTGCTGAGTTTTGGTCAGCTTTGAAGCAAATTCCTGAGTACATTGCACTTGGATTGATCACCTTTGCGGGCATCGGATTCCCGATGGTCGTGATCAAACTCTTCGCGAAGGACCAGTTCCAAATGAGCGAGACCCAGTTCGGGTTGCTTGTGCTGCCCGGGGCGGCAGCGATGGCGGCCTTGTCGGTGCCAATGTCTCGCTACGGCGAGCGGATTGGTCGTGCGCGGGCAGTTCATTTGGGCATGGGACTGTGTGCGCTCGGGGTCTCGTTTATTGCCTTAGGTGGTTTTGTACCATTCTTCCGCAGCACGCTTGCACTCGGGCTCGGCGGTATTCCGCTGGGTATCGGGTTCTTGCTCGCCATCCCCGCGTGGTATGCCAGCGTGAGCGAAATCGACCCGAATCGCCGCGCGGTGAATATCGGGGCGGTCATGACGGCCCAGGGCTTGGGTGCGATTATTGGCGCGCCGCTGGGCGGCTGGCTGTACCGAAATCTACAATCGATCAATCCTGAAATTGGACGTTATGCGCCGTTCACAGCGTGCGCGCTCTGCGTCACCGCCGCTTGGCTTACGAGCCTGAGGATCATTCGTCCCGCAGCTGACGACTCAGCGGTCAGCGAGCCGAGTCGGTAGCAATCGCACGTATCGATCCGGCTCTTGGCCGACCGCTTCCGCCGCGATTTTCTTGCTCTCCGCTAGCTGGATCTGCATTTTTCGATTGCGTGCGTCCTGCGGTTTGAGCTCAACCGGCCGGTTCGTGGCCATCACCTGTTCGACGCCATGCACCACGTCGTCGATCGCGCCCGACTCATGGTCTTGCACCTTGCTGAACTGCTCCATCAGGTCCTCAAGCGCGGCGGCGATCTGGCTGAACGTGTTGCTCTTCACCACCGCCGTCAGGATCGGTCGGTTGAGCTCGCGCAGCTTGGCGGGCCGACTCTGGTAAGTCGATCGCATCGCGATCACCGCGTCGGCCTGGCTGATGTCGTTGACGATGTAGGCGTTGACCTTTCGCTCGCGCACCGCTCGCTCCAGGCGGGTCCGCGCAATTCCGTACGGGTAAATCCGCAGTAAGTTCGGAGTCTTGGGATCTCGCCGTTCCATCGGCGGCTGCGGTGGGGCAGCAGCGGGCTCGATGGGGCGTAGCGAGGTGATTTCGTGGCGGCCGTTTCGGCGCGAAGGCTTGGGTGGCTCGGCCTCCGGGCGCTGCGAGAGGCTCGGGAATCGCTCGTTGAAGCCCGGGGCGTCGAGATCGGGTGCGACTTCCATCTGCACCACCTCGACACTGCCCGCGCGACGAACCCGGACTTCGGGCTTCGGCGGGACCCCTCGGAGGATCAGATCGACCGTCTTCTGCACGTTGCTGTGAACGGCGAGCCGGTCGTACTCCAGCAGTTCGACGACGACATCGAAGGTTGGTGGGGCTTTGCGCTCCAGCACCGTTTTCTGAGTGCCGCGTCGGCGCGCCTCATCGTCCGAGAGCGTGACCGCCTGGATGCCACCAATCAGGTCGCAAAGGGTCGGGTTCAGCATCAAATTCTCTAGCGACTGGCCGTGGGCGGTGCCGACCAACTGCACCCCGCGCTCCGCGATGGTGCGGGCGGCCATTGCCTCGGCCTCATTGCCGATCTCATCAATGACGATGACCTCCGGCATGTGGTTCTCGACCGCTTCGATCATGACCGAGTGCTGCTCGTTCGTTCGACGGACCTGCATGCGTCGTGCGCTGCCAATGCCCGGGTGGGGTACGTCGCCGTCGCCTGCGATTTCGTTTGAGGTGTCCACGATGACGACCCGTTTCTCGACATCGTCTGCGAGCACGCGGGCGACTTCGCGAAGCTTAGTGGTCTTACCGACGCCCGGTCGCCCCAGCAGCAAGATCGACTTGCCGCTGCGGACAAGATCGTCGATGATATCGATAGTCCCTTCCATCGCCCGGCCCACGCGGCACGTAAGGCCGATGACCTTGCCGTGGCGATTCCTGATGCCCGATACGCGATGAAGCGTGCGCTCGATACCGGCGCGGTTGTCGTCACCGAAATCGCCGACTGACTTGACCACGTACTCGATGTCGTGCTCGGACACCATCACGTTTTGCATCCGCTCGACGCGGCCGCCGTAGCGGATTTCTGCCGGACGTCCGTAGTCCAGTACCACCTCGACCAGGCTGTCTAGGTCAGGTGAGGTTTGCAGCTTCTCGCGGACTACGGGCGGGAGAATATCGAGGAACTGCGGGAGACCATCTGCAAAGATCGACATGAAATCTGGCGATTCGTGCCCCATGGAGTTTGAGACGAATGCTCGCTCCATCTGGCCGCGATCGTATGTTAATTGTTGGCTAATTCCTGTAAAGTTGCCGGGGAAGTCACGATTTTTCCCTTTTTCCAATACTTCACCTGGATCGTTTCGCCAGGCGATTTGTCCGCGAGCGCTTTGCGAAGATCGATGGGCAACTTGATGGGCATATTGTCGATCTGTACAAGAATGCTTAGACGCTCCATGCCGATTTTCGCGGCGGGGCTATCGGGGGCGACTTGGACGATGATGATCCCATCTTCGGGCGGAGCGGCTCCGACCATTCCCTTGATCTCGTTGCGCACGTTCTCGTACTTGAGGCGACCAGGGAACTGATCTTCCACGATTCCGAGCACCCCGTAGCGAACGCGACCGTACTGGATGATGTCATTGGCCACGCGTTGGACCCGGTCGACCGGGATCGCAAACCCGATCCCGACGTTCGTTCCAGTGTTGGTCGCGATGACGGTATTGATTCCGACCAGATTTCCCGCGGTGTCGCACAACGCTCCACCCGAGTTGCCT is part of the Chthonomonas sp. genome and harbors:
- a CDS encoding M28 family peptidase, with translation MHREHPQGFGPGKTDVMLRQAVLITLALVSAPSVSDVSQRHIERTLDAIATEPMHGRMTLSKGLGDAQAFIEREVRSMGLQPYRGSYRHTYELTAGYKIGPGNEVNLNGQTLKIESDFVPLANSAQDKKVTGELVWAGLGMVNDSRNDYANLDVKGKIVVVFRGTPAEGPRSGNAQKARLALDRGAIGIVFLGPQIGGALELPKLVSGQGLGRASGLVGIAIHQKFARALLGKSYADELKDPKPRVLPATLSMTTHTEPNRGKATNVIAVLPGTDPKLQYESIIVGAHLDHLGYAETGSLSGMEQIHFGADDNASGSAGILEIARYFATHRTNRRTLIFQWYSGEELGLLGSEAWAKDNVKALSRTHLMVNLDMIGRLRNGELTVFGADTSPSLRGLLSAMERPGIKLIPVGQSPGNSDQYSFSRRGVPVLFANTGLHQEYHTHKDTIATLNIPGMVTVCESVIGVIKAADALNEQLKFSPTGNVQPNQRSGERTGRRVRTGFIPDMSGSGPGLLITGTINGSPAALAGIKAGDRLLKFDGKPVNDVEDLQAVLSTAKPGVPVKLVILRDGAEIEVTITPTEAPNAG
- a CDS encoding MFS transporter, whose protein sequence is MVETSPAAQPAPLWRRKGVAQLLLIALCAEIGYAVLNISTMPVYLREDRKFSEGVIGLVIVAFLLSEAIFKGPMGHFADKVGRRRFMVIGPGLTVFTALLTMLVPHTGWGVGETLALMLLRVLDGLGAAMLWPAAFALMGDMVPAKERQESMSLLNTCYLLGIALALPLGGIFNDVFGQYLAGLTGERTPSLYFAAVLFMGASYAAYRSCPSGREHRARVSDTSPTEHGGLAEFWSALKQIPEYIALGLITFAGIGFPMVVIKLFAKDQFQMSETQFGLLVLPGAAAMAALSVPMSRYGERIGRARAVHLGMGLCALGVSFIALGGFVPFFRSTLALGLGGIPLGIGFLLAIPAWYASVSEIDPNRRAVNIGAVMTAQGLGAIIGAPLGGWLYRNLQSINPEIGRYAPFTACALCVTAAWLTSLRIIRPAADDSAVSEPSR
- a CDS encoding AAA family ATPase, with protein sequence MERAFVSNSMGHESPDFMSIFADGLPQFLDILPPVVREKLQTSPDLDSLVEVVLDYGRPAEIRYGGRVERMQNVMVSEHDIEYVVKSVGDFGDDNRAGIERTLHRVSGIRNRHGKVIGLTCRVGRAMEGTIDIIDDLVRSGKSILLLGRPGVGKTTKLREVARVLADDVEKRVVIVDTSNEIAGDGDVPHPGIGSARRMQVRRTNEQHSVMIEAVENHMPEVIVIDEIGNEAEAMAARTIAERGVQLVGTAHGQSLENLMLNPTLCDLIGGIQAVTLSDDEARRRGTQKTVLERKAPPTFDVVVELLEYDRLAVHSNVQKTVDLILRGVPPKPEVRVRRAGSVEVVQMEVAPDLDAPGFNERFPSLSQRPEAEPPKPSRRNGRHEITSLRPIEPAAAPPQPPMERRDPKTPNLLRIYPYGIARTRLERAVRERKVNAYIVNDISQADAVIAMRSTYQSRPAKLRELNRPILTAVVKSNTFSQIAAALEDLMEQFSKVQDHESGAIDDVVHGVEQVMATNRPVELKPQDARNRKMQIQLAESKKIAAEAVGQEPDRYVRLLPTRLADR